One part of the Marispirochaeta sp. genome encodes these proteins:
- a CDS encoding LacI family DNA-binding transcriptional regulator has protein sequence MNIYDMAKEAGVSISTVSRVLNNHPNVKKSTKEQVMAVLKKHDYVPSAVAKSLVNKSTNVIAVMAVDVRHLHYANIAFTIEQKLSASGYNTILCNTGYDRKKMFEYIRVLAEKQVDGVIMVGSVLSSEETAESIEKYLKDTPIVMHNTTLSGPNIYNFSTEESYGIDLSMDFLVNGKGVREIAYIQDYDTLVGNQKRHEYRKKLKEFGIDYNKNLVVKTDSGLNGGITAIKELYRRNADYAAIIGCDDITCLGAIQELERLGKRIPGDVKVIGFNNTVFSQISNPPMTVIDNKEEMTGIMLARAITDILLGRDLPSHTLLYPELIKRGTA, from the coding sequence GTGAATATTTACGATATGGCAAAAGAAGCGGGTGTTTCAATCTCCACCGTTTCGAGGGTTTTGAACAATCATCCAAACGTTAAAAAGTCTACTAAAGAACAGGTCATGGCGGTACTGAAAAAGCATGACTATGTGCCCAGCGCAGTTGCCAAGAGTCTTGTTAATAAATCCACGAATGTAATTGCCGTTATGGCTGTCGATGTACGGCATTTACATTATGCGAATATCGCTTTTACAATAGAGCAAAAATTGAGTGCCAGCGGATACAACACCATTCTTTGCAATACCGGCTACGACCGGAAAAAGATGTTCGAATATATTCGCGTGCTGGCCGAAAAACAGGTGGACGGTGTTATCATGGTCGGTTCTGTACTCTCCTCCGAAGAAACCGCGGAAAGCATAGAAAAGTATCTTAAAGACACCCCCATTGTAATGCATAATACGACTCTTTCCGGACCTAACATATACAACTTCTCAACCGAAGAGTCCTACGGTATTGATTTATCAATGGATTTCCTGGTAAACGGAAAAGGCGTCCGCGAGATTGCCTATATTCAGGATTATGACACCCTGGTTGGAAATCAAAAGCGCCATGAATACCGAAAAAAGCTCAAGGAATTCGGCATCGACTACAATAAAAACCTGGTAGTAAAAACAGATAGTGGACTTAACGGAGGCATCACCGCGATAAAGGAACTCTACCGGAGGAATGCGGATTACGCGGCGATTATTGGCTGTGACGATATCACCTGTCTTGGTGCCATACAGGAGCTTGAACGACTTGGAAAAAGGATACCCGGAGATGTCAAGGTAATCGGCTTTAACAATACAGTCTTTTCGCAAATCTCAAACCCTCCGATGACAGTGATCGACAATAAAGAAGAGATGACGGGCATTATGCTCGCCCGCGCCATTACGGACATACTTCTTGGCCGGGATTTACCGTCCCACACCCTCCTGTACCCGGAACTTATCAAGCGGGGCACTGCATAA
- a CDS encoding Gfo/Idh/MocA family oxidoreductase: protein MNSNKTVSWGIIGAGDVCEKKSGPGFYKAPNSRLAAITKRSEEGAADFARRHNVPKWYTDPQRLIDDPEVDAVYVATPPYLHRTYAEASMLAGKPVLVEKPMATSIADCDAMLNCSIKTGIPLWVAYYRRGLEKFIAIKEALSIGVIGEPRSVLIEFSQDCSRYKSHEGEGLWRVDPLSSGAGIVADIGSHMLDLLDWFLGTVSPASSLATNRGGNYKAEDIVAATIIVHSRENPDSYVSGSALWDFSGRTERDRTVIRGSEGTLEYSTFDDKPVLLQKDGSVSEMDQKAFPDHVHQAIIEMINNEIRGGVSAPCDAISAARTNRVLEALVSPYYSRKQMD, encoded by the coding sequence ATGAATTCAAACAAGACTGTCTCATGGGGAATTATCGGTGCAGGGGATGTCTGTGAAAAAAAGAGCGGCCCCGGCTTTTATAAAGCGCCAAACTCCCGCCTCGCGGCTATTACAAAGAGAAGCGAAGAAGGGGCCGCGGATTTCGCTCGCAGGCACAATGTTCCTAAATGGTATACGGATCCTCAGCGGCTGATTGATGACCCCGAAGTAGACGCTGTATACGTCGCTACACCTCCCTACTTACACCGTACATATGCCGAAGCATCCATGCTGGCCGGAAAACCCGTTCTGGTAGAAAAGCCTATGGCCACCAGCATTGCGGATTGCGATGCCATGCTCAACTGTTCCATAAAAACCGGGATTCCCCTGTGGGTTGCCTATTACCGTCGGGGCCTGGAAAAGTTCATCGCAATAAAAGAAGCCCTCAGTATCGGAGTTATAGGCGAGCCACGCAGTGTGCTTATTGAGTTCAGCCAGGATTGTTCACGCTACAAGTCACACGAAGGCGAAGGATTGTGGCGGGTTGATCCCCTGAGCTCAGGTGCCGGTATCGTTGCCGATATAGGTAGCCATATGCTTGACCTTTTAGACTGGTTTCTCGGAACTGTTTCTCCGGCTTCTTCCCTGGCAACTAACCGGGGCGGCAATTATAAAGCAGAAGATATTGTCGCTGCAACAATTATTGTACACAGCAGAGAAAATCCTGATTCCTATGTAAGCGGATCGGCTCTATGGGATTTCTCCGGACGGACAGAAAGAGACAGAACTGTTATCAGGGGCAGCGAAGGGACTCTGGAATATTCAACCTTTGATGACAAACCGGTCCTTCTACAGAAAGATGGATCTGTATCAGAAATGGATCAAAAAGCTTTTCCTGACCATGTTCACCAGGCTATCATTGAAATGATAAACAATGAAATCCGCGGCGGTGTCTCTGCTCCCTGCGACGCGATAAGCGCGGCTCGCACAAACCGGGTTCTCGAAGCCCTTGTTTCTCCCTACTATTCCCGGAAGCAGATGGACTGA
- a CDS encoding TRAP transporter substrate-binding protein, which translates to MKKLSVILVLLFIGAFVFANGQGENSGAKGPITLRVTNTLTMDHPMNMALKQFADGVTERTEGQVAVELFPNSQLGGNEEMVEGVQLGTIDMCNQFAGAFANYVPEMEVLALAFLFQSEDHLYTALNGKAGDILADALLKKGFMPLGYFYGGSRSLMNNVRPVNSPVDLNGLKIRTIPTNITLEGINRMGAIATPMSQADVYSALEQGVLDGWENSPITLYTLKLHEVTKYVSLTRHFMTPDLFAISAKTWGKLSEDHKKIIVEEAKKAVEYERSIWAENTQQAMTALKAEGVEFNDVADLDAFRKATSSLWEEYEEKYNNGLIEAVLSAAK; encoded by the coding sequence ATGAAGAAACTTAGTGTTATTCTTGTGTTGCTCTTTATCGGAGCATTTGTGTTCGCAAACGGTCAGGGAGAGAACAGCGGTGCCAAGGGTCCCATTACCCTTCGGGTCACCAATACCCTCACCATGGATCACCCGATGAACATGGCCCTTAAGCAGTTTGCTGATGGTGTTACGGAGAGGACTGAAGGACAGGTTGCGGTAGAGTTGTTTCCTAACAGCCAGCTGGGTGGAAACGAAGAGATGGTCGAGGGTGTGCAGCTCGGAACCATCGATATGTGTAACCAGTTTGCCGGTGCTTTTGCTAACTATGTCCCCGAGATGGAGGTTCTTGCTCTCGCCTTTCTATTCCAGAGCGAAGACCACCTCTACACTGCACTCAATGGAAAGGCTGGAGATATTCTCGCCGACGCCCTGCTTAAAAAAGGATTTATGCCCCTAGGATACTTCTACGGCGGGTCCCGGAGTCTTATGAACAATGTTCGACCTGTAAATAGTCCTGTCGATCTTAATGGACTCAAAATTAGAACAATTCCCACAAACATTACCCTCGAGGGCATTAACCGTATGGGTGCCATCGCAACCCCGATGAGCCAGGCAGATGTTTACTCCGCCCTTGAGCAGGGTGTGCTGGATGGTTGGGAGAACAGCCCCATCACCCTTTATACTCTCAAACTGCATGAAGTTACAAAGTATGTTTCTTTGACACGTCACTTCATGACCCCCGACCTTTTCGCTATTTCCGCTAAAACCTGGGGAAAACTCTCCGAAGATCACAAGAAGATCATCGTAGAAGAAGCCAAGAAAGCTGTTGAATACGAACGTAGCATCTGGGCTGAAAACACACAGCAGGCGATGACCGCTCTTAAAGCAGAAGGCGTTGAGTTCAACGACGTTGCTGATCTGGATGCTTTCCGAAAGGCGACCAGCTCTCTGTGGGAAGAGTACGAAGAAAAATATAATAACGGTCTTATTGAAGCAGTCCTTTCCGCTGCAAAATAA